In bacterium, a single window of DNA contains:
- a CDS encoding aminotransferase class V-fold PLP-dependent enzyme, whose product MKSIYMDHHATTPLDPEVLAAMMPYLTEEFGNPSSSTHEWGRRARKAVEAARAQIAQTIGAETDEIIFTSGATESDNLAVKGVAFSAAEKKGRIITQATEHKAILDTVQYLEKMGYEIYYVKLDPYGMIDMEDLERNITPETLLISI is encoded by the coding sequence ATGAAGAGCATCTATATGGACCATCATGCCACGACGCCCCTGGATCCGGAGGTGCTCGCCGCCATGATGCCCTATTTGACCGAAGAGTTCGGCAATCCTTCCAGCAGCACCCATGAATGGGGCCGCCGTGCCCGCAAGGCGGTGGAAGCTGCAAGAGCGCAGATCGCCCAGACGATCGGCGCAGAGACAGACGAGATCATCTTCACCAGTGGGGCCACTGAATCCGACAATCTGGCAGTCAAGGGAGTGGCTTTCTCCGCGGCAGAAAAAAAAGGCCGCATCATCACTCAGGCTACTGAACATAAAGCGATCCTGGATACAGTCCAATACCTGGAAAAAATGGGCTATGAGATCTATTACGTCAAATTGGATCCCTACGGCATGATCGACATGGAGGATCTGGAGCGGAACATCACGCCGGAGACTCTTCTGATCAGCATCCA